Proteins encoded by one window of Clostridium perfringens:
- a CDS encoding DHH family phosphoesterase, whose product MRFHDVISIINKSKKIGITYHVSPDGDALGSVLALLQGIRIYGKEAYVISKDLVSDNLSFLPYAEEITGEVIKPSEDTDCVIVLDCGNVERISADLIEFKGNLVNMDHHLSNDKYGIVNYVDTEASATAEIIFMLLKELKIEINENIAKCLYTSLITDTGSFRYSNSTERTHIIAGELVNYIKHDEIHRNIFDNKPFAKMKLMSLVLGDMELVCNNKIVLMRITKEMIDSIGEEVQNSSDVVSLGNQIKGVEGCILLKEVDEGVKVSLRSKDTLDVRKIAENFGGGGHTKASGAFIKGVSIDEAKNKILEILAKEMV is encoded by the coding sequence ATGAGATTTCATGATGTAATATCAATTATAAATAAAAGCAAAAAAATTGGTATAACATATCATGTATCTCCAGATGGTGATGCCTTAGGTAGTGTCTTAGCACTACTTCAAGGCATTAGAATTTATGGTAAAGAAGCTTATGTTATCTCTAAAGACCTAGTCTCAGATAACCTAAGCTTTCTGCCTTATGCTGAGGAAATAACTGGAGAAGTTATAAAGCCATCAGAAGATACTGATTGTGTTATAGTATTAGATTGTGGAAATGTTGAAAGAATTTCTGCAGATTTAATCGAATTCAAAGGAAATTTAGTTAATATGGATCATCATTTATCAAATGATAAATATGGTATTGTTAACTATGTAGATACAGAGGCTTCTGCAACAGCTGAAATAATATTTATGCTACTTAAGGAGCTAAAGATTGAAATTAATGAAAATATAGCTAAATGTCTATATACATCATTAATAACTGATACAGGTTCTTTTAGATACTCAAATTCTACTGAAAGAACTCATATAATAGCAGGGGAATTAGTTAATTATATAAAACATGATGAAATTCATAGAAATATATTTGATAATAAGCCTTTTGCTAAAATGAAACTAATGTCTTTAGTTTTAGGAGACATGGAGCTAGTTTGCAATAATAAAATAGTTCTTATGAGAATTACTAAAGAGATGATAGATTCTATTGGAGAAGAAGTTCAAAATAGTTCAGATGTTGTATCCTTAGGAAATCAAATAAAAGGTGTAGAAGGATGCATACTTCTTAAAGAGGTAGATGAGGGAGTAAAGGTTAGCTTAAGATCTAAAGATACATTAGATGTTAGAAAAATTGCAGAAAACTTTGGTGGCGGTGGTCATACAAAGGCTTCTGGAGCATTCATTAAAGGTGTAAGTATAGACGAAGCTAAAAATAAAATATTAGAAATACTTGCAAAAGAGATGGTGTAA
- a CDS encoding ribosomal L7Ae/L30e/S12e/Gadd45 family protein, with translation MDKFLNFLGLTKRAGKLLEGYNKCEEEMKRSKIYLFIFSNSISNRSKYKFVKYCEQYDIPYIDNFSKEELGYSIGRCEINILGVTDENMAEKLLSYSNNN, from the coding sequence ATGGATAAATTTCTTAATTTTTTAGGACTTACAAAAAGAGCAGGTAAACTTTTGGAAGGTTATAATAAATGTGAAGAGGAAATGAAAAGAAGTAAAATCTACTTATTTATTTTTTCAAATAGCATTTCAAATCGTTCAAAATATAAATTCGTTAAGTACTGTGAACAGTATGATATACCATACATAGATAATTTTTCAAAAGAAGAGTTAGGATATAGTATAGGTAGATGCGAAATCAATATATTAGGAGTAACTGATGAGAATATGGCAGAAAAACTTTTGTCATATTCTAATAATAATTAG
- the rimP gene encoding ribosome maturation factor RimP — translation MKKEQLVADLEALCAPIVKEKGYDLYHIEYVKENNEYYLRLYIEKPEERISLRDCEIVSRALSDMLDIEDPIKDAYFLEVSSPGLNRRLHSDEHFNRFIGKEVFVGFKSSLSGRKNVKGILKDVQENEIIVECEGNEIKVPKDKIKTANLEGEI, via the coding sequence ATGAAAAAAGAACAACTTGTAGCTGATCTTGAAGCACTTTGTGCTCCTATAGTTAAAGAAAAGGGATATGATTTATATCATATTGAATATGTAAAAGAAAATAATGAATATTATTTAAGATTATATATAGAAAAGCCAGAGGAGAGAATTTCTCTAAGGGATTGTGAAATTGTAAGTAGAGCATTAAGTGATATGCTTGATATAGAAGATCCAATAAAAGATGCGTACTTCTTAGAAGTTTCATCACCAGGATTAAATAGAAGATTACATAGTGATGAGCATTTTAATAGATTTATAGGAAAAGAAGTTTTTGTTGGATTTAAGAGTTCTTTAAGTGGAAGAAAAAATGTAAAAGGAATTCTTAAAGATGTACAAGAAAATGAAATAATAGTTGAATGTGAAGGGAATGAAATAAAAGTTCCTAAAGATAAAATTAAGACAGCGAACCTTGAAGGGGAGATATAA
- the infB gene encoding translation initiation factor IF-2, with translation MSKIRVYELAKELRVPSKVLINVLMDEFGVEVKNHMSVIEDEDAALIKELLAGSEANSELVAEYEAELAEEVNNAAKKKKKRKKGSEDDNLEQDVEVIEIGKTITVKELAEKLNKPVNDVIKTLIFTGVMAAINQEIDFETAEKVAEKYEVAVYEKEEENTLEEFEEETDVEEENLAKRPPIITVMGHVDHGKTSLLDAIRKSKVTSTEAGGITQHIGAYTVEVNGETLTFLDTPGHEAFTAMRARGAQITDVVILVVAADDGIMPQTVEAINHCKAANVPMIVAINKMDREGANPDRVKQELTEHGLVVEDWGGDIIAVPVSAKTRENIDTLLEMVLLTSEMQELKADAGRKAKGTVVEAKLDKGRGAVATLLVQNGTLHMGDSIIVGSTYGRIRAMFDDSGKKIKSAGPSIPVEVLGLSEVPAAGDRFTVVKDEKTARNMAEARKEKIRQESFATSHRVSLEDLYSQIKEGSVKELSVIVKADVQGSVEAIKASLEKLSTDDVKVRVIHGAVGAISETDITLAAASNAIVIGFNVRPDNNAVAASERDGVEVKTYRVIYDAIEDIKSAMIGMLDPEYKEVVLGTAEIRATYKISNVGTIAGGYVLTGKLVRNADVRVIREGIVIFESKLASLKRFKDDVKEVNAGYECGFSVEKFNDIKEGDIIEAYTMEAVQRKEL, from the coding sequence ATGTCAAAAATAAGAGTTTATGAATTGGCAAAAGAGTTAAGAGTTCCAAGTAAAGTTCTTATAAACGTATTAATGGATGAGTTCGGCGTTGAGGTTAAAAACCATATGAGCGTTATAGAAGATGAAGATGCTGCGTTAATAAAAGAACTTTTAGCAGGAAGTGAAGCAAACAGTGAATTGGTTGCTGAATATGAAGCTGAATTAGCTGAAGAAGTTAATAATGCTGCTAAGAAGAAAAAGAAAAGAAAAAAAGGTAGCGAAGATGATAACTTAGAACAAGACGTTGAAGTTATCGAAATCGGGAAGACTATAACAGTTAAAGAATTAGCTGAGAAATTAAACAAACCAGTTAATGATGTTATAAAAACTCTTATCTTCACAGGAGTAATGGCTGCTATAAACCAAGAAATAGATTTTGAAACAGCTGAAAAGGTTGCTGAAAAATATGAGGTTGCAGTTTATGAAAAAGAAGAAGAGAACACTTTAGAAGAGTTCGAAGAAGAAACTGATGTAGAAGAAGAAAACTTAGCTAAGAGACCACCTATCATAACAGTTATGGGTCACGTTGACCATGGTAAAACTTCATTACTTGATGCTATAAGAAAATCAAAGGTAACAAGTACAGAAGCTGGTGGAATAACTCAACATATAGGTGCTTACACTGTTGAAGTAAACGGAGAAACTTTAACATTCTTAGATACACCAGGACATGAAGCTTTCACAGCAATGAGAGCTAGAGGAGCTCAAATAACAGATGTAGTTATCTTAGTTGTTGCAGCTGATGACGGAATAATGCCACAAACAGTAGAAGCTATAAATCACTGTAAGGCAGCTAACGTTCCAATGATAGTTGCTATAAACAAAATGGATAGAGAAGGTGCTAATCCAGATAGAGTTAAACAAGAATTAACTGAGCATGGATTAGTTGTTGAAGACTGGGGTGGAGATATAATAGCAGTACCAGTTTCAGCTAAAACTAGAGAAAACATAGATACTCTATTAGAAATGGTTCTTTTAACTTCAGAAATGCAAGAATTAAAAGCAGATGCTGGAAGAAAAGCAAAAGGAACAGTTGTAGAGGCTAAATTAGATAAAGGTAGAGGGGCTGTAGCAACATTATTAGTTCAAAATGGTACTCTACACATGGGAGATTCAATCATAGTTGGTAGCACTTACGGAAGAATAAGAGCTATGTTTGATGATTCAGGTAAGAAGATAAAATCAGCTGGTCCATCAATTCCAGTTGAGGTTTTAGGTCTTTCAGAAGTACCAGCTGCTGGAGATAGATTCACAGTTGTTAAAGATGAAAAAACAGCTAGAAACATGGCTGAAGCTAGAAAAGAAAAAATAAGACAAGAAAGTTTCGCAACTTCACATAGAGTTTCATTAGAAGATTTATATAGCCAAATTAAAGAAGGTTCAGTTAAAGAGCTTTCAGTTATAGTTAAAGCAGACGTTCAAGGTTCTGTTGAAGCTATAAAAGCATCATTAGAAAAATTATCAACTGATGATGTAAAGGTAAGAGTTATACACGGAGCTGTTGGTGCTATATCAGAAACAGATATAACATTAGCTGCTGCATCTAACGCTATAGTAATAGGATTTAATGTTAGACCAGATAACAATGCCGTAGCAGCTTCAGAGAGAGATGGAGTTGAAGTTAAAACTTACAGAGTAATATACGACGCTATAGAAGATATTAAGTCAGCTATGATCGGTATGTTAGATCCAGAATACAAAGAAGTTGTATTAGGAACTGCTGAAATAAGAGCTACTTACAAAATTTCTAACGTTGGAACAATTGCTGGAGGATATGTATTAACTGGTAAATTAGTTAGAAATGCAGATGTAAGAGTTATAAGAGAAGGTATTGTAATATTTGAATCTAAGTTAGCATCATTAAAGAGATTTAAAGATGATGTAAAAGAAGTAAATGCTGGATACGAGTGTGGATTTAGTGTAGAAAAGTTCAATGACATTAAAGAAGGCGATATAATAGAAGCATATACTATGGAAGCTGTTCAAAGAAAAGAACTTTAA
- the truB gene encoding tRNA pseudouridine(55) synthase TruB, with protein sequence MNGVINIYKNTGMTSFDVVAIVRRVAKMKKVGHTGTLDPAASGVLPVCLGKATKIIDYIMENKKVYRVNLKLGMVTDTYDLEGEVLREEDASHITKDEILNCINSFLGTIDQVPPMYSALKQNGVRLYELARQGIEVHREARKITIYSIENIKIESNDNIQMDVCCSKGTYIRSLCYDIGEKLNVGATMTALERIQNGTFTKEEAINIEDLTEELLEKHIISIEKALDSFEKITVNEKFGKLLRNGVKVFDNRMYSEEVEFNKLYRVYEDNGVFLGLGKRDEKGFKLEKLLIEE encoded by the coding sequence ATGAATGGAGTAATTAACATATATAAAAATACGGGAATGACTTCATTTGATGTTGTAGCCATTGTAAGAAGAGTTGCAAAGATGAAAAAGGTAGGACATACAGGAACTTTAGATCCAGCGGCTTCTGGAGTTTTACCTGTATGCCTTGGAAAAGCTACAAAAATTATAGATTATATAATGGAAAATAAAAAAGTTTATAGAGTGAATTTAAAGCTTGGTATGGTTACTGACACATATGATTTAGAAGGAGAAGTTTTAAGAGAAGAGGATGCATCACATATAACAAAGGATGAAATATTAAATTGTATAAATTCCTTTTTAGGAACAATAGATCAAGTTCCACCAATGTATTCTGCTTTAAAACAAAATGGAGTAAGATTATATGAATTAGCACGTCAAGGAATAGAAGTTCACAGAGAAGCTAGAAAAATTACTATTTATTCTATTGAAAATATAAAAATAGAATCAAATGATAATATACAAATGGATGTTTGTTGTTCTAAGGGAACATATATAAGAAGCCTTTGCTATGATATTGGTGAAAAATTAAATGTTGGAGCAACAATGACTGCCTTAGAGAGAATACAAAATGGTACATTTACTAAAGAAGAAGCAATAAATATAGAAGATTTAACAGAAGAACTTTTAGAAAAACATATTATTTCCATTGAAAAGGCTTTAGATTCTTTTGAAAAAATCACAGTAAATGAGAAGTTTGGTAAGCTTTTAAGAAATGGTGTTAAAGTATTTGATAATAGAATGTATAGTGAAGAAGTTGAATTTAATAAACTATATAGAGTATATGAAGACAATGGAGTCTTTTTGGGATTAGGAAAAAGGGATGAAAAAGGATTTAAATTGGAGAAATTACTGATAGAGGAGTAG
- the rnpM gene encoding RNase P modulator RnpM, with protein sequence MKPKKIPMRMCNGCMEMKPKKELIRIVKNAEGEVSVDLTGKKSGRGAYICKSVECLEKAFKAKRLNKNLQSNIGDEVYDRLRDEITNG encoded by the coding sequence ATGAAACCTAAAAAAATTCCAATGAGAATGTGCAATGGTTGCATGGAAATGAAGCCTAAAAAAGAACTGATAAGAATAGTTAAAAATGCTGAAGGAGAAGTTTCTGTAGATTTAACTGGTAAAAAGTCAGGAAGAGGGGCTTACATTTGTAAAAGTGTTGAATGTTTAGAAAAAGCATTTAAAGCAAAAAGATTAAATAAAAATCTTCAATCTAACATTGGAGATGAAGTCTATGATAGATTGAGGGATGAGATAACAAATGGATAA
- a CDS encoding PolC-type DNA polymerase III, with protein MSNEFVKQINRSIKSDDNLNDLEFEITKFQLLKKSNTLRTIIKSKDQLSEEQKKIIKQYIKKAIGFEINIEIMYYIDISDITLKQVVDQHWNHVCEKIIEKHPVLKEVLLNSPIVIEGEKIIIKNGSEFLCTFVNKKHIDREIKGYIKSFFGINSLVEVKYDESLANKNYNDEKLNENKEIAKKVIETMKAQAAQEKPVKKEISDNKHKSNGGNKGGYEKKSYKDEPKNENTILGRNIQGDTIDISSIDMGSGIVTISGDVFKTDIFETKTGRIILTFFITDYTSSIAVKCFLRDKDKEHVLENVKKGLYCKVRGEATMDPYAKEVVIMARDINKLTKIERMDTAEEKRVELHMHTTMSSMDAVTAASKIVERAAKFGHKAVAITDHGVVQAFPDAQIAAKKNNIKVIYGVEGYLADNGTPIVINGHEESFDDEYVVFDIETTGFSSKNDKIIEIGAVKLKDGEIVDSFSTFVDPKVNIPYKITELTSITQNMVNGQPTIDEVLPKFMEFVGDSVLVAHNAAFDVGFIKKNLMDMGKTLKNPVMDTVPLARYLYPDLKKVKLNLVAKHLGISLENHHRAVDDAKATAEILKFSFKKMKEEMDIHDVKTLNEKYLSNIDVKKLPLHHIIILAKNQTGIKNLYKLVSMAHLDYFARRPRLPKSIITEYREGLIIGSACEAGQLYKAVLEGKTDGELKEIASFYDYLEIQPIQNNEFLIRKGNVKDEEELRELNRKIYDLGKEMDKPVVATCDCHFLDPNDEVFRRIIMAGQGYGDADNQPPLYFRTTNEMMKEFEYLGEEACREVVIENTQKIADMVEAVKPIPDETFPPKIEGAEEEIRNMTMNKVHSIYGENLPEVVQKRLDKELNSIINNGYAVLYLIAQKLVAKSLEDGYLVGSRGSVGSSFVATMSDITEVNGLPPHYVCPNCKKSEFFLDGSISSGADLPDKNCPDCGAKYIKDGHDIPFETFLGFEGDKEPDIDLNFSGEYQAVVHKYTEVLFGKGYVFKAGTIGTVAEKTAYGFVKKYLQERGLVVSQAEIERLTIGCTGIKRTSGQHPGGIMVVPNDNEIYNFCPIQHPADDVNTDIITTHFDYHSISGRLLKLDILGHDDPTVLRMLQDLTGLDPKTIPLNDPKVISLFTSPDALGVTKEELGCEVGSYGLPEFGTKFVRQMLVDTQPKSFADLVRISGLSHGTDVWLNNAQYFIKEGYTTLKDCIATRDDIMVYLMYKDLPPKTAFTIMEKVRKGKGLSEDDEALMREKNVPDWYIESCKRIKYMFPKGHAVAYVMMAVRIAYYKVYYPEAYYTTYFTVRADDFDADLICKGEEAIKAKMEELNSLGNNISVKEKGLLTILEISYEMYKRGLNFLKVDLYKSEATKFKIEEDGIRPPLNALQGVGDNAAKSIVECRVNGEFISKEDLRLRSKVSKTVIETLDNHGCLEGMQESNQLSLFG; from the coding sequence TTGAGTAACGAGTTTGTTAAACAGATTAACAGATCCATAAAATCAGATGATAATCTTAATGATTTAGAGTTTGAAATAACTAAGTTTCAATTGTTGAAGAAAAGCAATACTTTAAGAACCATAATAAAAAGTAAAGATCAATTATCAGAAGAACAAAAGAAAATAATTAAGCAATATATAAAAAAAGCTATAGGTTTTGAAATAAATATAGAGATTATGTATTACATAGATATTTCTGATATAACTTTAAAACAGGTAGTAGATCAGCATTGGAATCATGTTTGTGAAAAAATTATAGAGAAACATCCTGTTTTAAAAGAAGTTTTACTTAATTCTCCTATAGTAATTGAAGGAGAAAAAATAATTATAAAAAATGGTTCTGAGTTTTTATGTACTTTTGTTAATAAAAAACATATAGATAGAGAGATTAAGGGATATATAAAATCATTCTTTGGAATAAATTCTTTAGTAGAAGTTAAATATGATGAAAGTTTAGCTAATAAGAATTACAATGATGAAAAGTTAAATGAAAACAAAGAAATAGCTAAAAAAGTTATAGAAACTATGAAAGCTCAAGCTGCTCAAGAAAAGCCTGTTAAAAAGGAAATTAGTGATAATAAACATAAATCTAATGGTGGCAATAAAGGTGGTTATGAGAAAAAATCTTATAAAGATGAGCCTAAGAATGAAAATACTATACTGGGAAGAAATATTCAAGGAGATACTATAGATATAAGCAGTATAGATATGGGATCTGGAATTGTTACTATTTCAGGAGATGTATTTAAAACTGATATTTTTGAAACTAAGACAGGTAGAATAATACTTACATTCTTCATAACAGACTATACAAGTTCTATAGCCGTTAAATGCTTCTTAAGAGATAAGGATAAAGAACATGTTTTAGAAAATGTTAAAAAAGGTCTTTATTGTAAAGTAAGAGGGGAAGCTACTATGGATCCTTATGCTAAGGAAGTTGTAATAATGGCTAGGGATATAAATAAGCTTACAAAAATAGAGCGTATGGATACAGCAGAGGAAAAAAGAGTAGAGCTTCATATGCATACAACTATGAGCTCAATGGATGCCGTAACTGCTGCAAGTAAAATTGTTGAGAGAGCAGCAAAGTTTGGACATAAGGCTGTAGCCATAACAGACCATGGAGTTGTTCAGGCCTTTCCAGATGCTCAAATAGCTGCTAAAAAGAATAACATAAAAGTTATTTATGGGGTAGAGGGATATTTAGCTGATAATGGAACACCTATAGTTATTAATGGGCATGAGGAATCCTTTGATGATGAGTATGTGGTTTTTGATATAGAAACCACAGGTTTTTCAAGTAAAAATGATAAGATTATAGAAATTGGTGCTGTTAAGTTAAAGGATGGAGAAATAGTTGATTCCTTTAGTACTTTTGTTGATCCAAAGGTAAATATTCCATATAAGATTACAGAGCTTACAAGTATAACTCAAAATATGGTTAATGGACAGCCTACTATAGATGAAGTGCTTCCTAAATTTATGGAATTTGTAGGAGATTCTGTACTAGTAGCCCACAATGCTGCCTTTGACGTTGGTTTTATAAAAAAGAACTTAATGGATATGGGAAAAACTTTAAAGAATCCTGTAATGGATACTGTTCCTTTAGCTAGATATCTTTATCCAGATTTAAAAAAGGTTAAGTTAAATCTAGTTGCTAAACATTTAGGAATTAGCCTTGAAAATCACCATAGAGCTGTTGATGATGCAAAGGCTACTGCGGAGATATTAAAGTTTTCTTTCAAAAAGATGAAAGAAGAAATGGATATTCATGATGTTAAAACTCTAAATGAAAAGTATTTATCAAATATAGATGTAAAGAAACTTCCTCTACATCACATAATAATATTAGCTAAAAATCAAACTGGAATTAAGAATTTATATAAATTAGTTTCTATGGCTCACTTAGATTATTTTGCTAGAAGACCAAGACTTCCTAAAAGTATAATAACTGAGTATAGAGAAGGTTTAATAATTGGTTCAGCTTGTGAAGCAGGACAATTATATAAGGCAGTTTTAGAAGGAAAGACAGATGGGGAATTAAAAGAAATAGCATCTTTCTATGATTATCTAGAAATTCAGCCAATACAAAATAATGAATTCCTTATAAGAAAAGGAAATGTAAAAGATGAAGAAGAACTTAGAGAGTTAAATAGAAAAATATATGATTTAGGAAAGGAAATGGATAAACCAGTAGTGGCTACATGCGATTGTCATTTCTTAGATCCTAATGATGAAGTATTTAGAAGAATAATAATGGCTGGTCAAGGATATGGAGATGCAGATAATCAACCACCTTTATATTTTAGAACTACTAATGAAATGATGAAAGAGTTTGAATATTTAGGAGAAGAGGCTTGCAGGGAAGTTGTAATAGAAAATACTCAGAAGATAGCTGATATGGTTGAGGCTGTAAAACCTATACCAGATGAAACATTTCCTCCTAAAATAGAGGGGGCTGAGGAAGAAATAAGAAACATGACTATGAATAAGGTTCATAGTATATATGGAGAAAATCTTCCTGAAGTTGTTCAAAAGAGATTAGATAAAGAACTTAATTCTATAATAAATAATGGATATGCGGTGCTTTATCTTATAGCTCAAAAATTAGTTGCTAAATCCTTAGAAGACGGATACCTAGTTGGTTCAAGGGGGTCTGTTGGTTCCTCTTTCGTAGCAACAATGTCAGATATAACAGAGGTTAATGGATTACCACCTCATTATGTTTGTCCAAATTGTAAGAAATCAGAATTTTTCTTAGATGGTTCTATAAGTTCAGGAGCAGATTTACCAGATAAAAATTGTCCTGATTGTGGAGCTAAGTATATTAAGGATGGCCATGATATTCCTTTCGAAACATTCTTAGGTTTTGAAGGAGATAAAGAACCAGATATAGACCTTAACTTCTCAGGGGAATACCAAGCTGTTGTACATAAGTACACAGAGGTTCTTTTCGGAAAAGGATATGTATTTAAAGCTGGAACTATAGGTACAGTAGCTGAAAAAACAGCTTATGGTTTTGTAAAAAAATACCTTCAAGAAAGAGGATTAGTTGTATCTCAAGCTGAAATAGAAAGGCTTACTATTGGATGTACTGGAATAAAAAGAACTAGTGGACAGCATCCTGGTGGAATCATGGTTGTTCCAAATGACAATGAAATATATAATTTTTGTCCAATACAACATCCAGCTGATGATGTTAACACAGATATTATAACAACTCACTTTGATTACCATTCAATAAGTGGTAGACTTCTTAAGCTTGATATACTTGGACACGACGACCCGACCGTTCTTAGAATGCTTCAAGACTTAACTGGCTTAGATCCTAAGACAATACCTTTAAATGATCCTAAGGTTATAAGTTTATTTACATCACCAGATGCCTTAGGGGTAACTAAAGAAGAATTAGGATGTGAAGTTGGTAGTTATGGACTTCCTGAGTTCGGTACTAAATTCGTTAGACAGATGCTAGTTGATACTCAACCTAAGAGTTTTGCAGACCTTGTGAGAATATCTGGACTTTCACATGGTACTGATGTTTGGCTTAATAATGCTCAGTACTTTATTAAGGAAGGTTATACTACACTAAAAGACTGTATAGCAACAAGAGACGATATTATGGTTTATCTTATGTATAAAGATCTTCCTCCTAAGACAGCCTTTACTATAATGGAAAAGGTAAGAAAGGGAAAAGGACTTAGTGAAGATGATGAAGCTTTAATGAGAGAGAAAAATGTACCAGATTGGTATATTGAATCTTGTAAAAGAATAAAATATATGTTCCCTAAAGGCCATGCTGTTGCATATGTTATGATGGCAGTTAGAATAGCATATTATAAAGTTTATTATCCAGAAGCATATTACACAACATATTTTACAGTAAGAGCTGATGATTTCGATGCAGACTTAATTTGTAAGGGTGAAGAAGCAATAAAGGCAAAGATGGAAGAACTAAATTCTTTAGGAAATAACATATCAGTAAAAGAAAAAGGTCTTTTAACTATTTTAGAAATTTCTTATGAAATGTATAAAAGAGGATTGAATTTCTTAAAGGTTGATTTATATAAATCAGAAGCAACTAAGTTTAAGATAGAAGAAGATGGTATAAGACCTCCATTAAATGCTCTTCAAGGAGTTGGAGACAATGCTGCAAAAAGTATAGTTGAATGTAGAGTTAATGGAGAGTTTATTTCAAAGGAAGATTTAAGACTTAGATCTAAGGTTTCAAAGACTGTAATAGAAACTTTAGATAATCATGGATGCCTAGAAGGAATGCAAGAAAGTAACCAACTTAGTTTGTTTGGCTAA
- the rbfA gene encoding 30S ribosome-binding factor RbfA, whose protein sequence is MANFRGKRINEEVRKEVSDIIRNQIKDPRLTAMVSVTQVEVTKDLRYAKVFVSLFAKNDEEKEESLKALKSSAGFIRREVGNRVKLRSTPEILFEEDNSIDNAMYIESLLNKIKEK, encoded by the coding sequence ATGGCTAACTTCAGAGGTAAAAGAATAAATGAAGAAGTAAGAAAAGAAGTAAGTGATATCATAAGAAATCAAATAAAAGACCCTAGACTAACAGCTATGGTAAGTGTAACTCAAGTTGAAGTTACTAAAGATTTAAGATACGCTAAAGTTTTTGTTAGCCTATTCGCTAAAAATGATGAAGAAAAAGAGGAAAGCTTAAAGGCTCTAAAAAGTTCAGCTGGCTTCATAAGAAGAGAAGTTGGAAACAGAGTTAAGCTAAGAAGTACTCCTGAAATATTATTTGAAGAAGATAATTCTATAGATAATGCAATGTATATTGAATCATTGCTAAACAAAATCAAGGAGAAATAA
- the nusA gene encoding transcription termination factor NusA translates to MNEEFLGALSEIVKEKGISVEALLETIDDAIIAAYKKNFSNSGTTAQNVKVKRDEKSGEIHVYAQKVVVEEVYDDVTEISLEDAKAISAIYQLDDIVEIEVTPKNFGRVAAQLAKQMVIQRIKESERNVIYSEFAEKEFDILPGTVIRKDKGNVFVDLGKIEGVLGPNEQMPTEKYNFNEKLQLYVVEVKKTSKGASVLCSRTHPGLVKRLFELEVPEIYEGIVEIKSIAREAGSRTKIAVYSNDESVDAMGACVGPKGVRVQNIVNELKNEKIDIIKWSNTPSEYIENALSPAKVISVEADEETKSAKVIVDDSQLSLAIGKEGQNVRLAAKLTGWKIDIKSKSKAEELLQEEDIVVEEDTIIEE, encoded by the coding sequence ATGAATGAAGAATTTCTAGGGGCATTATCTGAAATAGTAAAAGAGAAAGGTATTTCAGTAGAGGCTTTATTAGAAACTATAGATGATGCTATAATAGCAGCTTATAAGAAAAACTTTTCAAATTCAGGAACAACTGCACAAAATGTAAAGGTAAAACGTGATGAGAAATCAGGAGAAATCCATGTTTATGCTCAAAAAGTTGTTGTTGAAGAAGTTTATGATGATGTAACAGAAATAAGTTTAGAAGATGCAAAGGCTATTAGTGCTATTTATCAATTGGATGACATAGTAGAAATAGAAGTAACACCTAAAAACTTTGGAAGAGTTGCAGCACAACTTGCTAAGCAAATGGTTATCCAAAGAATAAAAGAATCTGAGAGAAATGTAATTTACTCAGAATTTGCAGAAAAAGAATTTGACATATTACCTGGTACAGTAATAAGAAAAGACAAAGGTAATGTATTTGTAGACTTAGGAAAAATAGAAGGTGTTTTAGGACCAAATGAACAAATGCCTACAGAAAAATATAACTTCAATGAAAAATTACAATTATACGTAGTTGAAGTTAAGAAAACATCTAAAGGTGCTTCAGTTTTATGTTCAAGAACACATCCAGGTTTAGTTAAAAGATTATTTGAATTAGAAGTTCCAGAAATATATGAAGGAATAGTTGAAATAAAAAGTATAGCTAGAGAAGCTGGATCAAGAACTAAAATAGCTGTTTACTCAAATGATGAATCAGTAGATGCTATGGGAGCTTGTGTTGGACCTAAGGGTGTTAGAGTTCAAAATATAGTTAATGAACTAAAAAATGAAAAAATTGATATAATAAAATGGAGCAATACTCCATCTGAGTATATAGAAAATGCTTTGAGCCCAGCTAAGGTTATAAGTGTAGAAGCTGATGAAGAAACTAAATCAGCTAAGGTTATAGTGGATGATAGTCAATTATCATTAGCTATAGGTAAAGAAGGACAAAACGTTAGATTAGCAGCTAAATTAACTGGTTGGAAAATAGACATAAAGAGCAAATCTAAAGCAGAAGAATTATTACAAGAAGAAGATATTGTTGTTGAAGAAGACACTATAATAGAAGAATAA